Proteins encoded in a region of the Raphanus sativus cultivar WK10039 chromosome 8, ASM80110v3, whole genome shotgun sequence genome:
- the LOC108818753 gene encoding uncharacterized protein LOC108818753 isoform X1 gives MMRYQRVSPDCLPLTNGAKKPYLRPSPSSNEDTTTSIPAGRGFNGESCTISSSLDGVPKGFRFRSTQQQQQDPSPGRGCGDVLLQWGQRKRSRISRAEIRSSSTATAADDSSSSSGQGKTQSNKLSRRSVNPSMPPPPAPVFSGQTSNHRNGFVGGKEIFLSRNLEDRSANGSPSRHIDGRMASRSAGSKRSPPSPDQIEKRSSVRDHHRQNGLDHNHDQQHQRVSRSESMAQAHPELETNKNNGEREKATQVETREWPRIYIGLSRKEKEQDFLVMKGTKLPHRPRKRAKNIDKSLQYCFPGMWLSDLTKNRYEVREKKNVKKQPKRRGLKGLENLDTDSE, from the exons ATGATGag GTATCAGAGAGTAAGCCCAGATTGTCTCCCCCTTACGAACGGAGCCAAGAAGCCCTACTTAAGACCTTCACCATCATCTAACGAAGACACAACGACCTCAATCCCCGCCGGAAGAGGATTTAACGGCGAATCATGCACCATCAGCTCGTCACTAGACGGAGTTCCCAAAGGATTCCGGTTCAGATCCacccaacaacaacaacaagatccTAGTCCCGGCCGCGGCTGTGGAGATGTGCTGTTGCAGTGGGGACAGCGGAAGCGATCGAGAATCTCCAGAGCCGAGATCCGATCCTCCTCAACCGCAACAGCAGCCGATGATTCTTCCTCGTCTTCTGGACAAGGTAAGACTCAATCGAACAAGCTCTCGAGAAGATCGGTTAATCCGTCTATGCCACCGCCTCCTGCTCCTGTTTTCTCTGGCCAGACTTCAAACCATAGAAACGGTTTCGTCGGCGGCAAGGAAATTTTCCTTTCCAG GAATCTAGAAGATCGATCAGCCAACGGATCACCATCAAGGCACATCGACGGCCGTATGGCGTCCAGATCAGCCGGCTCAAAGCGATCTCCACCGTCTCCTGACCAAATCGAGAAGAGATCTAGCGTCAGAGATCATCATAGACAAAACGGGTTGGATCATAATCATGATCAACAACATCAAAGAGTGAGCAGATCAGAATCAATGGCTCAGGCTCATCCAGAGCTGGAGACAAACAAAAacaatggagagagagagaaagcaaCGCAAGTGGAAACAAGAGAGTGGCCAAGGATCTACATTGGCTTGTCTAGGAAAGAGAAGGAACAAGATTTCTTGGTTATGAAAGGCACAAAGCTTCCTCACCGACCCAGGAAACGAGCTAAGAACATTGATAAATCCCTCCAG TATTGTTTCCCAGGGATGTGGTTATCTGATTTGACCAAGAATCGTTATGAAGTTAGGGAGAAGAAAAATGTGAAGAAG CAGCCGAAACGGAGAGGATTGAAAGGGTTGGAGAATTTGGATACCGACTCCGAGTAA
- the LOC108818753 gene encoding uncharacterized protein LOC108818753 isoform X2: MMRYQRVSPDCLPLTNGAKKPYLRPSPSSNEDTTTSIPAGRGFNGESCTISSSLDGVPKGFRFRSTQQQQQDPSPGRGCGDVLLQWGQRKRSRISRAEIRSSSTATAADDSSSSSGQGKTQSNKLSRRSVNPSMPPPPAPVFSGQTSNHRNGFVGGKEIFLSRNLEDRSANGSPSRHIDGRMASRSAGSKRSPPSPDQIEKRSSVRDHHRQNGLDHNHDQQHQRVSRSESMAQAHPELETNKNNGEREKATQVETREWPRIYIGLSRKEKEQDFLVMKGTKLPHRPRKRAKNIDKSLQYCFPGMWLSDLTKNRYEVREKKNVKKPKRRGLKGLENLDTDSE, from the exons ATGATGag GTATCAGAGAGTAAGCCCAGATTGTCTCCCCCTTACGAACGGAGCCAAGAAGCCCTACTTAAGACCTTCACCATCATCTAACGAAGACACAACGACCTCAATCCCCGCCGGAAGAGGATTTAACGGCGAATCATGCACCATCAGCTCGTCACTAGACGGAGTTCCCAAAGGATTCCGGTTCAGATCCacccaacaacaacaacaagatccTAGTCCCGGCCGCGGCTGTGGAGATGTGCTGTTGCAGTGGGGACAGCGGAAGCGATCGAGAATCTCCAGAGCCGAGATCCGATCCTCCTCAACCGCAACAGCAGCCGATGATTCTTCCTCGTCTTCTGGACAAGGTAAGACTCAATCGAACAAGCTCTCGAGAAGATCGGTTAATCCGTCTATGCCACCGCCTCCTGCTCCTGTTTTCTCTGGCCAGACTTCAAACCATAGAAACGGTTTCGTCGGCGGCAAGGAAATTTTCCTTTCCAG GAATCTAGAAGATCGATCAGCCAACGGATCACCATCAAGGCACATCGACGGCCGTATGGCGTCCAGATCAGCCGGCTCAAAGCGATCTCCACCGTCTCCTGACCAAATCGAGAAGAGATCTAGCGTCAGAGATCATCATAGACAAAACGGGTTGGATCATAATCATGATCAACAACATCAAAGAGTGAGCAGATCAGAATCAATGGCTCAGGCTCATCCAGAGCTGGAGACAAACAAAAacaatggagagagagagaaagcaaCGCAAGTGGAAACAAGAGAGTGGCCAAGGATCTACATTGGCTTGTCTAGGAAAGAGAAGGAACAAGATTTCTTGGTTATGAAAGGCACAAAGCTTCCTCACCGACCCAGGAAACGAGCTAAGAACATTGATAAATCCCTCCAG TATTGTTTCCCAGGGATGTGGTTATCTGATTTGACCAAGAATCGTTATGAAGTTAGGGAGAAGAAAAATGTGAAGAAG CCGAAACGGAGAGGATTGAAAGGGTTGGAGAATTTGGATACCGACTCCGAGTAA
- the LOC108822663 gene encoding leucine-rich repeat receptor-like serine/threonine-protein kinase BAM3 produces the protein MADRIFIFFLVLSSISLLFSPLLCSSSSSSLNLSLVRQAKVLVSLKQSFDSYDPSLDSWTVPNFSYLCSWRGVSCDNSNQSITRLDISNLNISGTLSPEVSRLPSLVFLSVASNSFSGKIPKEIHKLSCLEVLNISTNTFEGELAPLDFGQMTQLVTLDAYNNDFTGSLPLSLTKLTQLEYLDLGGNYFNGEIPTSYGGFLRLKYLSLSGNDLSGRIPNELGNITTLQNLYLGYYNDFHGGIPADLGRLINLVHLDLANCSLKGSIPAELGFLKNLEILFLQTNELTGSVPRELGNMTSLKTLDLSNNFLEGEIPLELSRLQKLQLFNLFFNRLHGEIPDFVSHLPHLQILKLWHNNFTGKIPAKLGSNGKLVEIDLSTNKLTGWIPESLCFGRKLQILILFNNFLFGPLPQDLGQCETLWRFRLGQNFLTGRLPKGLIYLPNVSLLELQNNFLTGDIPEEEEVGNGGLSSLTQINLSNNRLTGPIPGSIRNLRSLQILLLGGNRFTGQIPGEIGSLKSLLTIDMSRNDLSGKLPPEFGDCQSLTSLDLSQNKISGQIPVQISKIRMLNYLNVSWNSLNQSLPVELGYMKSLTSADFSHNNFSGSVPTLGQFVYLNNTSFLGNPFLCGFSSKPCNGSQNQSRSQLLNQKNANSNGEISAKFKLLFGLGLLGFFLVFSVLAVVKNRRMRRSTSNLWKLIGFQKLGFRSEHIVECVKENNVIGKGGAGVVYKGLMPNGEEVAVKKLLTIRKGSSHDNGLSAEIQTLGRIRHRNIVRLLAFCSNKDVNLLVYEYMPNGSLGEALHGKAGVFLKWETRLQIALEAAKGLCYLHHDCSPLIIHRDVKSNNILLGPDFEAHVADFGLAKFMMQDDGASQCMSSVAGSYGYIAPEYAYTLRIDEKSDVYSFGVVLLELITGRKPVDKFGEEGIDIVQWSKIQTNCNRQGVVKIIDQRLSNVPLGEAMELFFVAMLCVQEHSVERPTMREVVQMISQAKHPSTNF, from the exons ATGGCAGACAGgattttcattttcttcctAGTCTTGTCTTCAATCTCTCTgctcttctctcctctcctctgTTCTTCTTCTAGTTCATCTCTTAACCTCTCACTTGTTAGACAAGCCAAAGTCCTTGTCTCTCTAAAGCAAAGCTTTGATTCCTATGACCCTTCTCTTGATTCATGGACCGTTCCAAATTTCAGTTACCTCTGTTCTTGGAGAGGTGTTTCTTGTGACAACTCCAATCAGTCCATTACTCGTCTTGACATCTCTAATCTCAACATCTCCGGCACTCTCTCGCCAGAAGTCTCCCGTCTTCCGTCTCTCGTGTTTCTCTCCGTCGCTTCTAACAGTTTCTCCGGCAAGATTCCTAAAGAGATCCACAAGCTCTCTTGCCTAGAGGTCTTAAACATCTCAACCAACACCTTTGAAGGAGAGCTTGCGCCACTCGACTTCGGTCAAATGACTCAGCTGGTGACTCTTGACGCTTACAACAACGACTTCACCGGATCACTTCCCCTGTCTCTAACCAAACTCACTCAACTCGAGTACTTAGACCTCGGAGGAAACTACTTCAACGGTGAGATCCCTACAAGCTACGGAGGTTTCTTGCGTCTCAAGTATCTTTCCTTATCTGGAAATGACCTAAGCGGGAGAATCCCTAACGAGTTAGGCAACATCACGACTCTTCAAAACCTATACTTAGGTTACTACAACGACTTCCACGGCGGGATACCAGCGGATTTGGGGAGATTGATCAATCTTGTCCACTTGGATTTAGCTAACTGCAGCTTGAAAGGATCAATTCCAGCAGAGTTAGGGTTCCTCAAGAACTTGGAGATTCTGTTTCTTCAGACCAATGAGCTCACAGGTTCTGTTCCAAGAGAGTTAGGGAACATGACAAGCCTCAAGACTCTAGATCTCTCCAACAACTTTCTAGAAGGAGAGATCCCTCTAGAGCTGTCCAGACTTCAAAAGCTTCAGTTGTTTAACCTCTTCTTCAACAGATTACACGGCGAGATCCCTGACTTCGTATCTCACCTTCCCCATCTTCAGATTCTCAAGCTTTGGCACAATAACTTCACCGGAAAGATCCCTGCCAAGCTCGGATCAAACGGGAAGTTGGTAGAGATCGATTTGTCTACTAATAAACTCACAGGTTGGATCCCCGAATCGCTCTGTTTCGGAAGAAAGCTACAGATTCTCATTCTATTCAACAACTTCTTGTTCGGTCCTCTCCCTCAAGATCTTGGCCAATGCGAGACGCTCTGGAGATTCCGTCTAGGTCAGAACTTTCTCACAGGTAGACTGCCAAAGGGTTTGATCTACTTGCCTAATGTATCACTTCTCGAGCTCCAAAACAACTTCTTGACCGGAGATataccagaagaagaagaggtggGGAATGGAGGGTTGTCAAGCCTCACTCAGATCAATCTTTCCAACAATCGGTTAACCGGACCGATCCCTGGTTCAATCAGGAACCTCAGAAGCcttcagattcttcttcttggcGGGAACCGGTTCACGGGGCAGATCCCTGGTGAGATTGGAAGTTTGAAGAGTCTTCTAACGATTGACATGAGCAGGAATGACTTGTCAGGCAAGTTACCTCCAGAGTTTGGTGATTGTCAGTCATTGACCTCCTTGGATTTGAGTCAAAACAAGATCTCAGGTCAGATTCCTGTTCAGATATCGAAGATTCGGATGCTAAACTATCTGAATGTTTCTTGGAACTCATTAAACCAGAGCCTCCCGGTTGAACTCGGATACATGAAGAGCTTAACATCAGCAGATTTCTCACACAACAACTTCTCCGGTTCAGTACCAACTCTAGGGCAATTCGTTTACTTGAACAACACGTCATTCCTCGGAAACCCTTTTCTCTGCGGATTCTCATCCAAACCTTGCAACGGTTCCCAAAACCAATCACGATCTCAGCTTCTTAACCAGAAAAACGCTAATTCCAATGGCGAAATCTCTGCGAAGTTCAAACTGTTATTCGGGTTAGGCCTTCTAGGGTTCTTCTTGGTGTTTTCCGTTTTAGCTGTGGTCAAGAATAGGAGAATGAGAAGGAGTACCTCGAATCTATGGAAGCTAATAGGGTTTCAGAAGCTCGGATTCAGAAGCGAACACATTGTCGAATGCGTTAAAGAGAACAATGTGATCGGTAAAGGCGGAGCAGGGGTTGTCTACAAAGGCTTAATGCCAAACGGAGAAGAAGTTGCGGTCAAGAAACTCTTAACCATAAGGAAAGGATCATCTCACGACAACGGTTTATCCGCAGAGATTCAGACATTAGGTAGAATCAGACACAGAAACATCGTGAGATTACTCGCGTTTTGTTCAAACAAAGACGTTAATCTCCTTGTCTACGAGTATATGCCTAACGGTAGTCTCGGAGAAGCCTTGCACGGGAAAGCCGGAGTGTTTTTGAAATGGGAAACGCGGTTGCAGATAGCGTTGGAAGCGGCCAAGGGTTTGTGTTATCTTCATCATGATTGTTCGCCGCTTATAATCCACCGTGATGTGAAGTCAAACAATATATTGTTGGGTCCTGACTTTGAAGCTCATGTGGCTGATTTTGGGCTTGCTAAGTTTATGATGCAAGACGATGGAGCTTCTCAGTGTATGTCATCGGTCGCTGGCTCGTATGGATACATCGCTCCAG AATATGCATATACACTGAGAATAGACGAGAAGAGCGATGTGTACAGTTTTGGAGTAGTTCTGTTGGAGCTAATAACGGGTCGAAAACCAGTAGATAAATTTGGAGAAGAAGGGATAGACATTGTGCAATGGTCAAAGATTCAGACAAATTGTAACAGGCAAGGTGTGGTAAAGATCATTGACCAGAGATTGAGCAATGTGCCACTGGGAGAAGCCATGGAGCTATTCTTTGTGGCAATGCTATGTGTTCAAGAACATAGTGTTGAGAGACCGACCATGAGAGAAGTTGTCCAGATGATTTCTCAAGCTAAACACCCCAGTACTAATTTCTAA